One genomic region from Methanomassiliicoccaceae archaeon encodes:
- a CDS encoding heterodisulfide reductase-related iron-sulfur binding cluster, protein MVEITIKAEAPKSIKLPRIQKELTQCVQCGYCISVCEAHGQTPWESVTPRGKIYYLNQLDKVGMGVEDRLLGRKVTVSPEFVDAIYKCTGCGNCEAVCHANIHLVALWENVRAWLVKNDYGPMPAHKAMHEKIAANHNPYGEPDETRSAWWPKDVENTAVPDVIFFAGCTASYRMMEIAKAGVTVLSRAGVKIGTMGSEEWCCTSPLIRTGDRELSLEFSQHTVETADGTGAKDMVMTCSGCYKTILNDAGKFYSKPGQNVYHFSQYVERLIAERKLPLNNEFKAKATYHDPCHLGRHAGVFEPPRNVIKKIKGIEFVEMYRSRDISRCCGAGGGYKSQYGDYAVNVAAERIADAEEVGADLIISCCPFCVLNLRAGAKKAGSKIKVMDLSEVLLQVTAPKQEGPAKEADKPAAKTEAVPAKVAEAPKEVAKQQVTPKEVAKPVETPREVAKQQVTPKEVVKTEVIAESPGWVENETEEVYIDDYTDKSPEALVRRSAWNNGLRCRRDYGIERIPVAFVKGRVAVFVQPRNSDRTMDSKLRAKGWTVLRYNEEDITDGAEQGEEIAKAVKENLRAAKKKKKR, encoded by the coding sequence ATGGTGGAAATTACAATTAAAGCAGAAGCGCCTAAGTCGATCAAGCTCCCCCGAATACAGAAAGAACTTACGCAGTGTGTCCAGTGCGGTTACTGCATCTCTGTGTGCGAGGCCCACGGGCAGACCCCCTGGGAGTCTGTGACCCCCAGAGGAAAAATCTACTACCTGAACCAGCTTGACAAGGTCGGCATGGGCGTCGAGGACAGGCTCCTCGGAAGGAAGGTCACTGTCAGCCCGGAGTTCGTCGACGCCATTTACAAATGCACAGGCTGCGGAAACTGCGAAGCGGTCTGCCACGCCAACATCCACCTTGTAGCGCTCTGGGAGAACGTCAGGGCATGGCTTGTCAAGAACGATTATGGACCGATGCCCGCCCATAAGGCCATGCACGAGAAGATAGCGGCCAACCACAACCCCTACGGCGAGCCGGACGAAACAAGGTCCGCATGGTGGCCCAAGGATGTTGAGAACACCGCCGTTCCCGACGTCATATTCTTTGCGGGATGCACGGCATCCTACAGGATGATGGAGATCGCCAAGGCCGGTGTGACTGTCCTGTCCCGCGCCGGTGTGAAGATCGGCACCATGGGATCTGAAGAATGGTGCTGCACCTCCCCGCTGATCAGGACCGGGGACAGGGAGCTTTCGCTCGAATTTTCGCAGCACACCGTCGAGACGGCTGACGGAACCGGCGCCAAGGACATGGTGATGACCTGCTCCGGATGCTACAAGACGATCCTCAACGATGCGGGTAAATTCTACTCCAAACCCGGACAGAACGTGTACCACTTCTCACAGTACGTCGAGAGGCTCATCGCGGAGAGGAAACTTCCGCTCAACAACGAGTTCAAAGCAAAGGCGACCTACCACGACCCGTGCCACCTCGGAAGGCATGCGGGAGTGTTCGAACCGCCCAGAAACGTGATCAAGAAGATCAAAGGCATCGAATTTGTGGAGATGTACCGCAGCAGAGACATATCCAGGTGTTGCGGTGCAGGCGGAGGATACAAGAGCCAGTACGGAGACTATGCCGTTAACGTGGCTGCCGAGAGGATTGCCGATGCGGAAGAGGTCGGAGCCGACCTCATAATATCTTGCTGTCCGTTCTGTGTCCTGAATCTCAGGGCGGGAGCCAAAAAGGCAGGTTCCAAGATTAAAGTGATGGACCTATCCGAGGTCCTGCTGCAAGTCACGGCCCCCAAGCAGGAAGGGCCGGCCAAGGAAGCCGATAAACCTGCGGCAAAGACCGAGGCCGTGCCGGCCAAGGTGGCGGAGGCCCCTAAGGAAGTCGCGAAACAACAGGTGACCCCTAAGGAAGTCGCTAAGCCTGTCGAAACACCCAGGGAGGTCGCGAAACAACAGGTGACCCCTAAGGAAGTTGTCAAGACCGAAGTTATCGCAGAATCGCCCGGATGGGTCGAGAACGAGACCGAAGAAGTATACATCGACGACTACACCGACAAATCTCCTGAGGCGCTCGTCAGAAGGTCTGCATGGAACAACGGGCTGAGGTGCAGAAGGGACTACGGAATCGAACGCATACCCGTCGCCTTCGTGAAGGGGAGGGTAGCCGTCTTCGTACAACCCAGAAATTCAGACAGGACGATGGACAGCAAGCTCAGAGCCAAAGGCTGGACCGTCCTCCGGTACAATGAGGAGGACATCACCGACGGTGCAGAGCAGGGCGAGGAGATCGCCAAGGCCGTTAAGGAGAACCTCAGGGCCGCCAAGAAAAAGAAGAAGCGGTAA
- a CDS encoding helix-turn-helix domain-containing protein — protein sequence MFQLQVVSNTPMNAVPDVDIVAETFLIQIGYIPKGYDPKTSATGLRDSVPYRMFMDYFMGNTSKAWTVEELSLLLGTTRPTIYRHINKLKSLDILEGVDAEFEGQKRKGYRIRYGDLSKAWSFTEANVKMAMDNYKCTVDHLQDLFVKRKG from the coding sequence TTGTTCCAGCTCCAGGTAGTTAGCAACACGCCGATGAACGCCGTCCCGGACGTCGACATCGTGGCGGAGACATTTCTGATACAGATAGGATATATTCCCAAGGGGTACGACCCCAAGACCTCGGCCACGGGCCTCAGGGACAGTGTCCCGTACCGCATGTTCATGGACTATTTCATGGGCAATACCTCTAAAGCATGGACGGTCGAGGAGCTCTCACTTCTCTTAGGGACCACCAGGCCCACGATATACAGGCACATCAACAAGCTGAAATCGCTCGACATCCTGGAAGGGGTCGACGCGGAGTTCGAAGGCCAGAAAAGGAAGGGATACCGCATAAGGTACGGGGACCTGAGCAAGGCATGGAGCTTCACCGAGGCCAATGTGAAAATGGCGATGGACAACTACAAGTGCACCGTCGACCACCTCCAGGACCTCTTCGTAAAAAGGAAGGGATGA
- a CDS encoding HDIG domain-containing protein, with translation MSRTYPDDKECLKILKDAGCSQRVMVHCRTVRVVADIMSERIPGADRDLVTAGALLHDIGRSKDHTIMHAVVGAEMAGKLGLPEELVEIIRRHTGAGLDEEDIAMFGLPSGDYIPRTIEQKIVAAADNLVSDSALVSHRVPAEKLRSKGAPKGADRIIALHRELSDKVGFDLDLIVEMTGEYPVENQCQRRRSQEKF, from the coding sequence TTGTCGAGAACATACCCAGATGATAAAGAGTGCCTCAAAATACTGAAGGATGCCGGGTGTTCTCAGCGAGTTATGGTCCACTGCCGCACGGTCCGTGTGGTGGCAGATATAATGTCGGAGCGCATTCCCGGCGCCGACCGCGACCTCGTAACGGCCGGAGCGTTGCTTCATGACATCGGGAGGTCTAAGGACCATACGATAATGCATGCCGTCGTCGGCGCGGAGATGGCCGGAAAGCTAGGCCTTCCCGAAGAGCTCGTCGAAATAATACGCAGACACACCGGTGCCGGGCTGGACGAAGAGGACATAGCGATGTTCGGGCTGCCTAGCGGAGACTATATTCCAAGGACCATCGAGCAGAAGATAGTGGCTGCGGCCGACAATCTGGTGAGCGATTCGGCGTTGGTATCCCACCGTGTACCGGCCGAGAAGCTCCGAAGCAAAGGGGCACCCAAAGGAGCCGACCGCATAATAGCGCTCCACAGGGAGCTCTCTGACAAGGTGGGCTTCGATCTGGACCTCATCGTTGAAATGACAGGGGAATATCCTGTCGAGAATCAGTGTCAGCGCCGACGCTCTCAGGAAAAGTTCTGA
- the trxA gene encoding thioredoxin has product MVTELNESNFDSFIGSNNKVLIDCWAPWCGPCRRMGPIIDEISSETKDFAVAKLNTDENQAISARFRINAIPTLLVFKDGVLVQTLVGLRPKDDILKIMSGI; this is encoded by the coding sequence ATGGTAACAGAATTGAACGAGTCTAACTTTGACAGTTTCATAGGCAGCAATAACAAGGTCCTTATAGACTGCTGGGCGCCCTGGTGCGGACCCTGCAGGAGGATGGGCCCGATCATAGATGAGATATCATCGGAGACAAAGGACTTTGCGGTCGCCAAGCTCAACACCGATGAGAACCAGGCGATCTCAGCGAGGTTCAGGATAAACGCCATCCCCACACTGCTGGTGTTCAAGGACGGCGTCCTTGTCCAGACGCTTGTAGGGCTCAGACCTAAGGACGACATCCTCAAGATAATGAGCGGAATCTAA
- a CDS encoding helix-turn-helix domain-containing protein, translating to MTVDDLIAGMLREEGEFQKALRSVLEDELDMTLSEFCAASGLSPSTMYKILEEKREPNIRTVREIVKAVRTLADPAAEHFIAIIASNVSMDLIPGTVDLNGRVIPLREYPVNTVEDAIIAAVRAERDGALAVVCAPIVAPTVEKILTIPVSRVIPTGSILRAIDRLQSIL from the coding sequence ATGACGGTGGACGACCTGATCGCAGGAATGCTCAGAGAGGAGGGCGAATTCCAGAAGGCCCTGCGCTCCGTGCTCGAGGACGAGCTCGATATGACATTGAGCGAGTTCTGCGCCGCGTCGGGTCTTTCGCCGTCCACAATGTACAAGATACTGGAAGAGAAGCGCGAGCCCAACATACGCACCGTGAGGGAGATTGTGAAAGCCGTTCGGACACTGGCGGACCCCGCGGCCGAACATTTCATCGCGATAATAGCGTCAAATGTGTCCATGGACCTGATTCCGGGTACGGTGGATTTAAACGGCAGGGTGATCCCTCTAAGGGAATATCCCGTTAACACGGTCGAGGATGCGATCATCGCGGCGGTGCGGGCGGAGCGCGACGGCGCTCTGGCCGTGGTGTGTGCACCGATAGTGGCGCCCACAGTGGAAAAGATATTGACAATTCCCGTTTCCAGGGTCATCCCAACCGGCAGCATTCTTCGTGCGATCGATCGTCTGCAGAGCATTCTTTGA
- a CDS encoding tRNA (cytidine(56)-2'-O)-methyltransferase (catalyzes the S-adenosyl-methionine-dependent 2'-O-ribose methylation of C56 in tRNA transcripts) has product MSEIRIMRIGHRPERDKRVTTHVALSSRALGASGICVDTYDPKLEEGIRSVADRFGGSYTIETGVKWREAVGKFEGTVVHLTMYGQRMDEALPKIPRDKDLMVIVGAEKVPPEVYQRADFNISVGNQPHSEIAALAIFLYCFTDGKALYSDREGKMTVIPNERGKTVVENIPR; this is encoded by the coding sequence ATGTCCGAGATACGGATAATGAGGATCGGTCATAGGCCCGAGAGAGACAAGAGGGTGACCACGCATGTTGCCCTTTCATCCAGGGCGCTGGGTGCCAGCGGCATATGCGTTGATACCTACGACCCCAAGCTCGAAGAGGGAATCCGGAGCGTTGCGGACAGATTCGGCGGTTCTTACACGATCGAGACGGGCGTCAAATGGCGGGAGGCCGTCGGGAAATTCGAAGGCACCGTCGTTCATCTCACGATGTACGGGCAGAGGATGGACGAAGCTCTGCCTAAAATACCCAGAGACAAAGATCTTATGGTCATAGTCGGCGCAGAGAAGGTCCCGCCCGAAGTTTATCAGCGTGCCGATTTCAACATTTCTGTCGGAAATCAGCCACATTCGGAGATAGCCGCGCTGGCTATTTTCCTCTATTGCTTTACCGACGGAAAGGCGCTCTACTCTGATAGAGAAGGTAAGATGACAGTTATACCGAACGAGAGGGGGAAGACGGTTGTCGAGAACATACCCAGATGA
- a CDS encoding ArsR family transcriptional regulator produces the protein MNKIKVINEPSELVPMLRSVDTPIKREILKEVTLEWRTVGEIEEKYGQEGKDALVFFEKMKLVETRWLSTDGSYPEKSYHSYYTSFSINSQWPVYEISDVLAAAMMSNEEYTVLEEKILAELGSAGRFSGDVAEAMGLTSTMLKSLVRRSVRMDYRGHRIEPIKEE, from the coding sequence ATGAACAAGATCAAGGTCATCAACGAGCCGTCCGAGCTGGTACCGATGCTCAGGTCCGTTGATACGCCCATAAAAAGGGAGATACTAAAGGAAGTGACCTTGGAATGGAGAACGGTCGGAGAGATCGAGGAAAAATACGGCCAGGAAGGAAAAGATGCGCTCGTTTTCTTCGAAAAAATGAAGTTGGTCGAAACCAGATGGCTTTCCACCGATGGAAGCTATCCAGAAAAATCATACCATTCATATTACACGTCCTTCAGCATAAACTCGCAGTGGCCAGTGTATGAGATAAGCGATGTTTTGGCGGCCGCTATGATGAGCAACGAGGAATATACCGTGCTCGAGGAGAAGATCCTTGCGGAGCTAGGCTCGGCAGGCAGGTTCTCCGGCGATGTCGCGGAGGCGATGGGACTTACATCCACGATGTTGAAGAGTCTCGTCAGAAGGTCCGTCAGGATGGACTACAGGGGCCACAGGATAGAGCCGATAAAAGAAGAGTAA
- a CDS encoding FAD-dependent oxidoreductase has protein sequence METDVVVIGAGPSGIQAAIYAARRKVSTVIIGKPSNSAVADAQIENYFGVIGPVKGRDLLDNGITQVKSFGAEFVEENVITAERDGKSFIIRTESGKEYTAKSVIMATGISRVKLGIPGEKEFIGKGVSYCSVCDCNFFKGKTVAIIGDETEAAMAAELMTKYATQVYWITKGPKAAKALVDRAMLAGVVMKDTSPKEIRGDGKVGSLVLGDDTEIDLDGVFIELGAKSAADLVMDMDLMPEMDDTIKVDAKYATKVLGLFACGDVVGKPWQVARAVGQGCMAGLAAADYVKGTK, from the coding sequence ATGGAAACTGACGTCGTAGTGATAGGTGCCGGCCCCTCGGGGATACAGGCGGCCATATATGCGGCCAGGCGGAAAGTGTCGACAGTTATCATCGGGAAGCCGTCCAACTCTGCCGTGGCCGATGCCCAGATCGAGAACTATTTCGGAGTTATCGGTCCCGTCAAAGGGCGGGACCTGCTGGACAACGGGATAACGCAGGTCAAATCCTTCGGCGCCGAGTTCGTCGAAGAGAACGTGATCACGGCCGAACGCGACGGCAAGTCGTTCATCATCAGGACCGAGTCCGGGAAGGAGTACACCGCGAAATCCGTGATAATGGCCACGGGCATATCCAGGGTCAAGCTCGGCATACCCGGCGAGAAGGAGTTCATCGGAAAGGGCGTCAGCTACTGCTCGGTATGCGATTGCAATTTCTTCAAGGGCAAGACGGTGGCCATAATAGGCGATGAGACGGAGGCGGCGATGGCTGCAGAACTCATGACGAAGTATGCCACGCAGGTATATTGGATCACCAAAGGGCCCAAGGCGGCCAAGGCGCTGGTCGACCGTGCGATGCTGGCAGGGGTGGTTATGAAGGACACGTCGCCGAAGGAGATCCGCGGCGACGGTAAGGTCGGGTCGCTGGTCCTCGGGGACGACACCGAGATCGACCTGGACGGCGTGTTCATCGAGCTCGGTGCCAAATCGGCGGCCGACCTCGTGATGGACATGGACCTCATGCCCGAAATGGACGACACGATCAAAGTGGATGCGAAATATGCCACCAAGGTTCTGGGATTGTTCGCATGCGGCGACGTCGTCGGTAAGCCATGGCAGGTGGCCAGGGCGGTAGGCCAGGGATGTATGGCCGGTCTCGCGGCGGCCGACTACGTGAAGGGCACAAAATGA